A genomic stretch from Gemmatimonadota bacterium includes:
- the lspA gene encoding signal peptidase II, whose amino-acid sequence MRSKVAIFGLTFPVIMVFDFMTKRWALDALGVRSSELFGGLVPLTLAYNKGAAFGVRLGEDSRWFFVPVTIIALALLGVLFKQAANRDFLRVGSISLVVSGAIGNLWDRVRWDRGVVDFIGPIDLGFWDFPIFNVADMAITCGAVLLAISFWFEEQMERKLEAASAAASSAPPPEPLAEEPSA is encoded by the coding sequence GTGCGTTCGAAAGTCGCCATCTTCGGTCTGACGTTCCCTGTGATCATGGTGTTCGACTTCATGACCAAGCGCTGGGCGTTGGACGCGCTGGGCGTTCGCAGTAGCGAGCTCTTCGGTGGTCTCGTGCCGCTCACTCTCGCCTACAACAAGGGTGCGGCGTTCGGGGTTCGCTTGGGCGAGGACTCGCGATGGTTCTTCGTACCTGTCACGATCATCGCGCTGGCGCTGCTCGGCGTCCTCTTCAAGCAGGCGGCCAACCGCGATTTCCTGCGAGTCGGGTCGATCTCGCTCGTGGTCTCCGGTGCGATCGGGAATCTGTGGGATCGCGTACGCTGGGACCGTGGCGTCGTCGACTTCATCGGGCCGATCGACCTCGGCTTCTGGGACTTCCCGATCTTCAACGTGGCCGACATGGCGATCACCTGTGGCGCCGTGTTGCTCGCAATCTCGTTCTGGTTCGAGGAGCAGATGGAGCGAAAACTCGAGGCGGCGTCGGCCGCGGCATCCAGCGCGCCGCCACCTGAGCCCCTTGCGGAAGAACCGAGCGCCTGA
- a CDS encoding HlyC/CorC family transporter: protein MPTLLWILGLSLGISFLCSILEAVFLSITHSYIAVLKMRGEWAGAWLEQAHENVDEPIAAILTLNTIAHTVGATLAGAAAQDLFGNAWLTAFSAALTLVILVFSEIVPKTLGATHWRRLAKPSAHVLRAMVVGLKPILIPLGWLSGWITPKDDQPTVSRDEIEVLAEIGRREGTLDEDEWKVMSSVIRLDEVSVGEVMTPRTDMSAVPLKSSVADAQQVMLDTGHLRLPVYEESLDQIVGVLVARDLWRANQEGVRSIVEVMRTVPFAPASKPVEDLIPEMRAERVKLAIVVDEFGGTAGLVTLEDLIEEIIGEIQDEHESDEPVAFQSMADSQQRVWGGVSLRDASQHLAFEPTEDEEEGFETVGGFVFGRLNRIPVVGDQVDIESGSLRVTKMKGRRIEYLLFVPRPGNVN, encoded by the coding sequence ATGCCGACGCTCTTGTGGATTCTCGGGCTCAGCCTCGGGATCTCTTTCCTCTGCTCGATCCTGGAAGCGGTCTTCCTCTCCATCACGCACTCGTACATCGCCGTGCTCAAGATGCGGGGAGAGTGGGCTGGTGCCTGGCTCGAGCAGGCGCACGAGAATGTCGACGAGCCCATTGCGGCGATTCTCACGCTGAACACGATCGCGCACACGGTCGGCGCAACGCTCGCCGGTGCGGCCGCGCAGGACCTCTTCGGCAACGCGTGGCTGACGGCGTTCTCCGCTGCGCTCACCCTCGTGATCCTCGTCTTCTCCGAGATCGTGCCCAAGACGCTCGGCGCGACGCACTGGAGGCGACTCGCGAAGCCCTCCGCACACGTCCTGCGGGCGATGGTCGTCGGCCTGAAGCCGATCCTCATCCCCCTGGGTTGGCTGTCGGGCTGGATCACCCCGAAAGACGACCAGCCGACGGTCAGCCGTGACGAGATCGAAGTCCTCGCAGAGATCGGTAGACGCGAGGGCACGCTGGACGAAGACGAATGGAAAGTGATGAGCAGCGTCATCCGGCTGGACGAAGTGTCGGTCGGCGAGGTCATGACGCCGCGAACCGACATGAGTGCGGTGCCGCTCAAGTCCTCCGTCGCCGACGCTCAGCAGGTCATGCTCGACACGGGACACCTCCGGCTGCCGGTGTACGAGGAGAGCCTCGACCAGATTGTCGGCGTTCTCGTGGCACGGGATCTGTGGCGCGCGAACCAGGAGGGGGTGAGGTCCATCGTGGAGGTCATGCGCACCGTTCCGTTCGCTCCGGCCTCGAAGCCCGTAGAGGATCTGATCCCTGAGATGCGAGCCGAGCGGGTCAAGTTGGCCATCGTGGTCGATGAGTTCGGGGGAACCGCGGGCCTCGTCACCCTCGAGGATCTCATCGAGGAGATCATAGGTGAAATCCAGGACGAGCATGAGAGCGACGAGCCGGTCGCGTTCCAGAGCATGGCTGACAGCCAGCAGCGCGTGTGGGGAGGTGTCTCGCTCAGGGATGCGAGCCAGCATCTCGCCTTCGAGCCTACGGAGGATGAAGAGGAGGGTTTCGAGACCGTAGGTGGGTTCGTCTTCGGGCGTCTGAATCGAATTCCTGTTGTCGGCGATCAGGTCGATATCGAGAGCGGCAGCTTACGTGTCACCAAGATGAAGGGGCGCCGCATCGAATACCTGCTCTTCGTTCCTCGCCCTGGCAACGTGAACTAA
- a CDS encoding nicotinate phosphoribosyltransferase: MIDPGEQNGPPPPIRSPERLAPAIFQLPVEKMRSGYYSDKYFVRAREVLLHHGRDPVVTMQVFQKRDAFVAGTDEAIAILKLCLTEGYSFSDLEILSLRDGDRAQPWETVMRIEGPYAAFSHLETLYVGVLARRTRIATNTRAVVEAAWPRPVMFFPARHDHWMVQTGDGWAAHVAGAIGVSTDAQASWWGSEGIGTVPHALIAAFAGDSVAATQAFADATPDDVRVIALVDFDNDSVGASLAVARAMGRKLWGVRLDTSADLVDHSLDEEMGDFDPRGVNPRLVQRVRNALDTEGFQHVKIVVSGGFSVDKIRRFEASGVPVDSYGVGSALVRGSFDYTADVVRVEGKPLAKVGRWYRENDRLERVT, encoded by the coding sequence ATGATCGATCCGGGGGAGCAGAACGGGCCACCGCCGCCCATCCGGAGCCCTGAACGACTAGCGCCCGCGATCTTCCAGCTCCCCGTCGAAAAAATGCGCAGTGGGTACTACTCGGATAAGTACTTCGTGCGGGCTCGCGAAGTGCTTCTGCACCACGGAAGGGATCCGGTGGTCACCATGCAGGTCTTTCAGAAGCGGGATGCCTTCGTCGCCGGCACGGACGAGGCGATCGCGATCCTGAAGCTCTGCCTGACCGAAGGCTACTCGTTCTCCGATCTCGAGATCCTGTCCCTGCGCGACGGCGACCGCGCGCAGCCGTGGGAGACGGTGATGCGCATCGAAGGACCCTACGCGGCGTTCTCACACCTGGAGACCTTATACGTCGGTGTGCTAGCGCGTCGCACACGAATCGCGACGAATACGCGAGCGGTGGTCGAGGCTGCTTGGCCGCGCCCAGTCATGTTCTTCCCCGCACGTCACGATCACTGGATGGTACAGACCGGTGACGGATGGGCCGCGCACGTGGCCGGCGCGATCGGCGTCTCGACGGACGCGCAGGCGTCGTGGTGGGGCTCGGAAGGAATCGGCACCGTGCCCCACGCGCTCATCGCGGCCTTCGCCGGGGACTCGGTCGCCGCCACGCAGGCGTTCGCCGACGCGACGCCGGACGACGTGCGGGTCATAGCGCTCGTAGACTTCGACAACGACTCGGTGGGAGCGTCACTCGCGGTCGCGCGCGCGATGGGTCGGAAGCTCTGGGGGGTCCGCCTCGACACCTCCGCGGATCTGGTCGATCACTCGCTCGATGAAGAGATGGGCGACTTCGACCCGAGAGGCGTGAACCCCCGTCTCGTCCAGCGTGTTCGCAATGCGCTCGACACCGAAGGCTTTCAGCACGTGAAGATCGTCGTGTCGGGGGGGTTCTCGGTCGACAAGATCCGCCGCTTCGAGGCGTCTGGCGTCCCAGTCGACAGCTACGGCGTCGGATCGGCCCTCGTACGAGGGTCGTTCGACTACACGGCAGACGTAGTGCGCGTCGAAGGCAAGCCCCTCGCCAAAGTGGGCCGCTGGTATCGGGAGAACGATCGCTTGGAGCGCGTTACGTGA
- a CDS encoding cysteine hydrolase: MSEGTALIGWIVDAQVDFMDPHGRLYVKDLSDDTDPGSTLIVATLREAVAWMDEKCDLLVYTGDWHGLDDEEIDLVSPDPLAGTYPPHCMGRSADPAEREGAAIIPEIRPAHPVVLVYDADQNAPSTVVREALAGGRPVLIQKTRFDVFTGNPATEAFLAALQDALGKPLAFIVIGVARDVCVTQAVDGMQARGYAVTAVSDATWGLGLEPEAETLARWSKKGRVATLAELRALS; the protein is encoded by the coding sequence GTGAGTGAAGGAACCGCCCTCATCGGGTGGATCGTCGATGCCCAGGTCGACTTCATGGATCCGCACGGCCGCCTGTACGTGAAGGATCTGAGTGACGACACGGACCCGGGTTCGACGTTGATCGTCGCAACGCTGCGTGAGGCCGTGGCCTGGATGGACGAGAAGTGCGACCTGCTCGTCTACACCGGCGACTGGCACGGGCTCGACGACGAGGAGATCGATCTCGTGAGCCCGGATCCGCTGGCCGGCACCTACCCGCCGCACTGTATGGGTCGTTCAGCCGATCCCGCGGAACGGGAAGGCGCGGCGATCATCCCTGAGATTCGCCCGGCTCACCCTGTAGTGCTCGTATACGACGCGGATCAGAACGCGCCAAGCACGGTCGTCCGAGAGGCGTTGGCCGGCGGTCGGCCGGTCCTCATTCAGAAGACCCGTTTCGACGTCTTCACCGGGAATCCCGCGACCGAAGCTTTCCTCGCCGCACTCCAAGATGCACTGGGAAAGCCACTCGCCTTTATCGTCATCGGGGTTGCACGCGACGTGTGTGTGACCCAGGCGGTCGACGGGATGCAGGCCCGAGGCTACGCGGTCACCGCAGTCTCGGACGCGACCTGGGGCCTGGGGCTGGAGCCCGAAGCGGAGACCTTGGCCCGTTGGTCGAAGAAAGGCCGGGTCGCCACGTTGGCGGAGTTGCGAGCACTCAGCTGA
- a CDS encoding YncE family protein, with protein sequence MTIRTTVAFVATVILAACGGSYGGSASGSALASVGSAAVYYVYVGAESADLIHRIRLGPDGVSVDQTTPVGEMPIETEGPHGLNVSPDGRYLYMTTAHGIPDGKLWKFDAGPDTLVAMPILLGNFPSTLDLTPDGLYAFIVNFNLHGELVPSTVSVVYTPDLVEVDQIATCTMPHGLRMAPDGLFLYSNCMMDDQVVEIDTRTFEVSRRFSVVTGSEMALEGYEVGEVVTGARGITRAAQSGGNSERMRMQPTCSPTWAQPTPDGKSVFVACNKGNEILVIDRESWTLERKFPSGPTPYNLGITPDGRVLVASLKSAGQVQFFDAATGESLAIVPSSTTVTHGVAMTPDSRYAFVSVEGKGAEPGKVDVYDLRSFEMVGSAEVGQQASGIIFWKMEPAN encoded by the coding sequence ATGACCATCCGAACAACCGTAGCATTCGTGGCCACCGTGATCCTGGCAGCCTGCGGCGGATCGTACGGCGGTTCCGCCTCGGGGTCAGCGCTCGCGAGCGTGGGCTCCGCTGCCGTCTACTACGTGTACGTGGGCGCGGAGTCCGCGGATCTGATCCACCGCATTCGCCTGGGACCGGACGGGGTCAGCGTGGACCAGACCACCCCGGTCGGGGAGATGCCGATCGAGACCGAGGGGCCGCACGGGCTCAACGTGTCCCCGGATGGTCGGTACCTGTACATGACGACTGCACACGGGATACCCGACGGCAAGCTCTGGAAGTTCGACGCGGGACCGGACACGCTGGTGGCCATGCCGATTCTGCTCGGGAACTTCCCATCTACGCTCGACCTGACGCCGGATGGGTTGTACGCGTTCATCGTGAACTTCAACCTGCACGGTGAGCTGGTACCGTCGACGGTGTCGGTCGTCTACACGCCTGATCTGGTCGAGGTCGATCAGATCGCGACGTGCACGATGCCGCACGGGCTGCGAATGGCGCCCGACGGGCTTTTTCTCTACTCGAATTGCATGATGGATGACCAGGTCGTCGAGATCGATACTCGCACCTTCGAGGTCTCCCGACGGTTCTCGGTGGTGACGGGCAGCGAGATGGCGCTGGAAGGCTACGAGGTGGGGGAGGTGGTCACGGGTGCCCGCGGGATCACGCGCGCGGCGCAGAGCGGCGGCAACTCGGAGCGCATGCGCATGCAGCCGACGTGCTCTCCCACGTGGGCTCAACCGACCCCGGACGGGAAGTCCGTTTTCGTTGCGTGCAACAAGGGCAATGAGATCCTCGTGATCGATCGCGAGAGCTGGACCCTCGAGCGAAAGTTCCCCTCGGGGCCTACGCCCTACAACCTCGGTATCACGCCCGACGGGCGGGTGCTCGTCGCCTCCTTGAAGAGCGCTGGCCAGGTTCAGTTTTTCGATGCAGCGACGGGGGAGAGCCTCGCGATCGTGCCTTCGTCGACGACGGTCACACACGGCGTGGCGATGACGCCTGATTCCCGGTACGCGTTCGTCAGCGTGGAGGGCAAGGGCGCCGAACCGGGCAAGGTCGACGTGTACGACTTGCGGAGTTTCGAGATGGTCGGATCCGCCGAAGTCGGTCAACAGGCCAGCGGTATCATCTTCTGGAAGATGGAGCCCGCGAACTGA
- a CDS encoding aminodeoxychorismate/anthranilate synthase component II, translated as MLLVIDNYDSFTFNLVQLLGALGAEPVVVRNDEKGIDELAAMQPDRVVVSPGPRTPAEAGVSVEAFRILGGQGIPMLGVCLGHQSLGEAFGGNTIRAHRIMHGKTGPVRHDGGALFEGIPSPFEVARYHSLVTDSSVLPDALIPMAWSTDPADEGEVQAMRHRDLPLWGVQFHPESLFSEHGERLLHNFLEI; from the coding sequence ATGCTACTCGTCATCGACAACTACGATTCCTTCACGTTCAACCTCGTCCAGTTGCTCGGAGCTCTGGGCGCAGAGCCTGTCGTCGTGCGCAACGACGAAAAGGGAATCGATGAGCTCGCGGCGATGCAGCCGGACCGGGTCGTCGTATCGCCCGGACCGCGCACACCTGCCGAGGCTGGCGTCAGCGTCGAGGCCTTCCGGATCTTGGGAGGGCAGGGGATCCCAATGCTCGGGGTCTGTCTGGGGCACCAGTCGTTAGGTGAGGCGTTCGGCGGCAACACCATTAGGGCACATCGCATCATGCACGGCAAGACCGGCCCCGTGCGGCACGACGGTGGGGCACTCTTCGAAGGGATCCCCTCGCCGTTCGAGGTGGCACGCTATCACTCGCTGGTCACCGATTCGTCCGTGCTGCCCGATGCGTTGATCCCGATGGCGTGGAGCACCGACCCGGCCGACGAGGGTGAGGTCCAGGCGATGCGCCACCGCGATCTGCCGCTTTGGGGCGTGCAGTTCCACCCCGAGTCGCTGTTCAGTGAGCACGGAGAGCGATTGCTGCATAATTTTCTGGAGATTTAG
- the kdsB gene encoding 3-deoxy-manno-octulosonate cytidylyltransferase: MSGQVLGIVPARLASTRLPNKPLYPLLGRPLIEWVWRRIEGMSVLDRAVVATDSEEVAEICRALGAPVEMTSPDHPSGTDRVAEVADRREYRNFEFIVNVQGDEPLLKEAHVRATIDLVREGRWDVGTCATPLNTDVARADASVVKVARAASGRALYFSRAPIPYKRDEKPVGEELEREPFLRHIGIYSYTRAALHDWVALAPSQLERLELLEQLRPLEAGLKIGVAIVGAADPGVDTPADVLRMEEKLSEQGATTFA; this comes from the coding sequence TTGAGCGGCCAGGTTCTGGGCATCGTGCCGGCTCGACTGGCATCGACGCGACTCCCCAACAAACCGCTCTACCCTCTCCTCGGTAGGCCCCTCATCGAATGGGTTTGGCGCCGCATTGAGGGAATGTCGGTGCTCGATCGAGCGGTCGTCGCGACCGACTCCGAAGAGGTCGCCGAGATTTGCCGGGCGCTGGGAGCGCCGGTCGAGATGACGTCACCCGACCACCCGTCGGGGACCGATCGCGTCGCCGAGGTCGCCGACCGACGCGAATACCGGAACTTCGAATTCATCGTAAACGTGCAGGGCGACGAACCGCTGCTGAAGGAAGCGCATGTCAGGGCCACCATCGACCTCGTGCGCGAGGGCCGCTGGGACGTAGGGACGTGCGCGACACCGCTCAACACCGACGTTGCGCGCGCGGATGCCTCCGTCGTCAAAGTCGCGCGCGCTGCAAGCGGTCGGGCGCTGTACTTCTCGCGTGCGCCGATTCCGTACAAGCGTGACGAGAAGCCTGTGGGGGAGGAGCTGGAGCGCGAGCCTTTCCTGCGGCACATCGGGATCTACTCGTACACGCGCGCCGCGCTGCACGACTGGGTGGCCCTCGCCCCGTCGCAGCTCGAGCGCCTGGAGTTGTTGGAGCAGTTGCGGCCGCTGGAAGCAGGGCTGAAGATCGGGGTCGCCATCGTGGGTGCCGCGGACCCAGGGGTTGATACACCCGCGGACGTTCTTCGCATGGAAGAGAAGCTGAGCGAGCAAGGAGCCACCACTTTCGCATGA
- a CDS encoding CTP synthase, giving the protein MTDKHERPTKYIFVTGGVVSSLGKGITAASIGRLLKLRGLKVTLQKFDPYINVDPGTLSPFQHGEVFVTDDGAETDLDLGHYERFIDQSLSQANNITTGRIYQTVISKERRGDYLGATVQVIPHITDEIKSAISRLSADNDVVITEIGGTVGDIESLPFLEAIRQFRADVGRENAIFVHLTLVPYLTAVGELKTKPTQHSVRELMQIGIQPHVVVCRTEHPLSEEIRKKIALFTNVELEGVIEARDVETIYEVPLSLKEQRLDDVILERLGIDLPQPDLTEWTAMVNRVKKPSSGTARIAVVGKYTALVDSYKSIEESLIHGGIANDMKTEIEWLSSEHFSDGDGVETLKNFDGLLVPGGFGPRGVEGMLAAIRWARENEMPFFGICLGLQTAVIEFARNVCGLEESHSSEFSEASSDPVICLLDSQRQITTKGGTMRLGAYPCVLGEGTRAREIYGTPEVSERHRHRFEVNNEYRELLIQNGMTLSGLSPDGGLVEMIELTDHPWFIAGQFHPELKSRPTRPHPLFASFIEAAAQYAREKKAAPVEEPVGV; this is encoded by the coding sequence ATGACCGACAAGCACGAAAGACCCACGAAGTACATCTTCGTCACCGGTGGGGTCGTGTCCTCGCTGGGCAAAGGCATCACGGCAGCGTCGATCGGAAGGCTGCTGAAGCTGCGCGGCTTGAAGGTGACCCTGCAGAAGTTCGACCCCTACATCAACGTCGATCCTGGGACGCTGTCACCGTTCCAGCATGGAGAGGTTTTCGTCACCGATGACGGCGCCGAGACCGATCTGGATCTCGGACACTACGAGCGCTTCATCGACCAGTCGCTCTCCCAAGCGAACAACATCACCACCGGGCGTATCTATCAGACGGTGATCTCGAAGGAACGACGCGGCGACTACCTCGGTGCCACCGTGCAGGTCATCCCGCACATCACCGACGAGATCAAGAGCGCGATCAGCCGGCTCTCCGCGGACAACGACGTGGTGATCACGGAGATCGGCGGCACGGTCGGTGATATCGAGTCGCTCCCCTTCCTGGAAGCGATTCGTCAATTCCGCGCGGACGTGGGTCGCGAGAACGCCATCTTCGTGCACTTGACGCTGGTGCCGTACCTCACCGCCGTCGGCGAACTGAAGACGAAGCCGACCCAGCACTCCGTCCGCGAGCTGATGCAGATAGGAATCCAGCCGCACGTGGTCGTGTGCCGGACAGAGCACCCGCTCTCCGAGGAGATCCGTAAGAAGATCGCACTCTTCACGAATGTCGAGCTCGAGGGCGTGATCGAGGCGCGTGACGTGGAGACCATCTATGAGGTCCCACTCTCTCTCAAGGAGCAGAGGCTCGACGACGTGATCCTGGAGCGACTCGGTATCGACTTGCCGCAGCCGGACCTCACCGAGTGGACGGCAATGGTCAACCGCGTGAAGAAACCTTCATCGGGCACCGCGCGCATCGCCGTAGTCGGCAAGTACACGGCTCTGGTGGACTCATACAAGTCGATCGAGGAGTCGCTGATCCACGGCGGCATCGCAAACGACATGAAAACCGAGATCGAGTGGCTCTCGTCCGAGCACTTCAGCGACGGCGACGGCGTCGAGACGCTCAAGAACTTCGACGGACTGCTCGTTCCCGGTGGATTCGGTCCCCGCGGCGTGGAAGGGATGCTCGCTGCCATCCGCTGGGCACGGGAGAATGAGATGCCGTTCTTCGGCATCTGCCTCGGCCTTCAGACCGCCGTCATCGAGTTCGCTCGTAATGTGTGCGGCCTCGAGGAATCACATTCCTCCGAGTTCTCGGAGGCATCGTCCGATCCGGTGATCTGCCTTCTCGACTCCCAACGCCAGATCACCACCAAGGGCGGCACGATGCGCCTCGGCGCCTATCCGTGTGTCCTCGGGGAGGGCACGCGTGCTCGGGAGATCTACGGCACCCCGGAAGTGTCCGAGCGTCATCGTCATCGCTTCGAGGTCAACAACGAGTACCGGGAGCTGCTCATCCAGAACGGCATGACGCTCAGTGGCCTGTCGCCGGACGGCGGCCTCGTGGAGATGATCGAGCTCACCGATCATCCGTGGTTCATTGCCGGGCAGTTCCACCCCGAACTCAAGAGTCGTCCCACACGCCCACACCCCCTATTCGCTTCGTTCATCGAAGCAGCGGCCCAGTACGCCCGGGAAAAAAAAGCCGCTCCGGTTGAGGAGCCGGTCGGGGTATAG
- the kdsA gene encoding 3-deoxy-8-phosphooctulonate synthase, with amino-acid sequence MFDRFTLITGPCVLESDELNLEIARAVKGLGESFGLPVIFKASFDKANRSQMDSARGPGLAEGVQRLATVKKETGLTLLTDIHEPQQAERVAAIVDVLQIPAFLCRQTDLLLAAGATGKPINVKKGQWMSPDDMAGAVEKLRRAGAMDVAVTERGTFFGYGNLVVDMRSFAATRVATGAPVIFDGTHSVQRPGQADGSSGGDPEQIPVLVRAAVAAGCDGLFLETHPNPADAPSDGSNMVPLERMHGLLKDVVAIRSALAPAARTDGDVP; translated from the coding sequence ATGTTCGACCGATTCACGCTCATCACGGGCCCCTGTGTCCTCGAGAGTGACGAGCTGAACCTCGAGATAGCGCGGGCCGTCAAGGGCTTGGGCGAATCGTTCGGGCTGCCCGTCATCTTCAAGGCTTCGTTCGACAAGGCGAACCGGTCCCAGATGGACTCCGCGCGGGGCCCCGGGCTCGCTGAGGGCGTGCAACGACTCGCCACGGTGAAAAAAGAGACCGGCCTCACGCTCCTAACGGACATCCACGAACCGCAGCAAGCCGAGCGCGTGGCGGCAATCGTCGACGTATTGCAGATCCCCGCGTTCTTGTGTCGTCAGACCGACCTGTTGCTCGCCGCCGGTGCCACGGGTAAGCCCATCAACGTGAAGAAGGGCCAGTGGATGTCTCCGGACGACATGGCGGGCGCGGTCGAGAAGCTGCGCAGGGCGGGAGCGATGGATGTCGCGGTCACCGAAAGGGGCACCTTCTTCGGCTACGGCAACCTGGTCGTCGACATGCGCTCCTTCGCGGCTACGCGTGTCGCGACCGGCGCACCCGTGATCTTCGACGGAACACACTCGGTGCAGCGACCGGGCCAGGCGGACGGATCGAGCGGCGGAGACCCGGAACAAATCCCGGTGCTCGTGCGCGCAGCGGTTGCGGCAGGTTGCGACGGTCTATTTCTGGAGACCCACCCGAACCCTGCCGACGCGCCGTCGGACGGCTCGAACATGGTGCCCCTCGAGCGTATGCATGGACTGTTGAAGGACGTGGTCGCGATTCGGTCCGCGCTCGCCCCGGCCGCCAGGACCGATGGGGACGTACCATGA
- a CDS encoding phenylphosphate carboxylase subunit delta produces the protein MSAGARPIDAELAAKIKLVIFDVDGVLTDAGIYVGVSASGEATELKRFDIQDGVGLKMLMWSGLEVALVSGRISEATALRARELDVVECHQEANAHKLGIVEDLISRKALEWHEVAMLADDIPDLAVLRRVGLKAAVANAISHVVDICDWQSTKVGGHGAAREFSDALLAARGELNDVVERYVEERSR, from the coding sequence ATGAGCGCCGGGGCCCGGCCGATCGACGCGGAGCTCGCCGCCAAGATCAAGCTCGTCATCTTCGACGTGGACGGCGTGCTCACCGATGCCGGTATCTATGTCGGGGTGAGCGCGAGCGGGGAGGCCACCGAGCTGAAGCGCTTCGACATCCAGGACGGCGTCGGTCTGAAGATGCTCATGTGGTCCGGCCTCGAGGTCGCCCTCGTGTCCGGACGAATTTCGGAGGCAACCGCGCTGCGGGCCCGCGAGCTCGACGTTGTGGAGTGCCACCAGGAAGCGAACGCACACAAGCTCGGCATTGTGGAGGACCTGATCAGTCGAAAGGCGCTGGAGTGGCACGAAGTCGCAATGCTCGCGGACGACATTCCGGATCTCGCGGTGCTGCGACGCGTGGGCCTCAAGGCCGCCGTAGCTAACGCGATCTCTCATGTGGTGGACATCTGTGACTGGCAGTCGACCAAAGTCGGGGGCCACGGTGCCGCCCGGGAGTTCTCTGACGCACTGCTCGCGGCACGAGGCGAGCTCAATGACGTCGTGGAGCGCTACGTTGAGGAGCGAAGCCGGTGA
- a CDS encoding KpsF/GutQ family sugar-phosphate isomerase, which produces MTHSAASLIAEARRVLRIEAASVAALEDRIDERFVRACQIVADASGRTVVCGIGKSGHIGRKIAATLTSTGTPATFLHAVEALHGDLGIVGRDDVAILISKSGEGPELGRLTEYLVRLGVPVIAITGRTESALAMDATVVLDCSVAEEACPMDLAPTSSTTATLALGDALAMVVLQLKGFQEKDFAALHPGGTLGTKLSVRVADVMITDEYPLLGEGATIKDSIAPLAGMRGTVPVVDEDRRITGVLTAGDLTRLMERDADFLDKPIGEIMTRDPKTAGPEELGSAAVHRMETHGIMALPVEDEAGRLVGIVHLHDLMRSGVV; this is translated from the coding sequence GTGACGCACTCGGCCGCATCGCTGATCGCCGAGGCTCGGCGCGTTCTCCGTATCGAGGCCGCTTCCGTTGCAGCACTCGAGGATCGGATCGATGAGCGCTTCGTGCGCGCGTGCCAGATCGTCGCCGACGCCTCCGGTCGGACCGTGGTGTGTGGAATCGGGAAGAGCGGCCACATTGGGCGCAAGATCGCGGCCACTCTGACCTCGACCGGAACGCCGGCGACCTTCCTGCACGCCGTGGAAGCACTGCACGGCGATCTGGGGATCGTGGGCCGCGACGACGTCGCGATTCTGATTTCCAAATCGGGTGAAGGCCCAGAGCTCGGGAGGCTGACCGAGTATCTGGTCCGCCTCGGCGTTCCCGTCATCGCGATCACTGGACGGACCGAGTCCGCGCTCGCGATGGACGCTACCGTCGTCCTCGACTGTTCGGTCGCCGAGGAGGCATGCCCGATGGATCTGGCACCCACTTCCTCTACCACCGCAACGCTCGCGTTGGGCGACGCGTTGGCGATGGTCGTGTTGCAACTTAAGGGCTTTCAGGAGAAAGACTTCGCCGCCTTGCATCCGGGTGGAACATTGGGAACCAAGCTCTCGGTCCGTGTAGCAGATGTCATGATAACGGACGAATATCCCTTGCTCGGTGAGGGCGCGACGATAAAGGACTCGATCGCGCCGCTGGCGGGAATGCGTGGCACGGTGCCGGTGGTCGACGAAGACCGACGGATCACCGGCGTGCTCACGGCTGGCGATCTCACGAGGCTCATGGAACGCGACGCCGACTTTCTAGACAAGCCGATCGGAGAGATCATGACTCGAGATCCGAAGACCGCGGGGCCCGAGGAGTTGGGATCCGCTGCCGTCCACCGGATGGAGACGCACGGCATCATGGCACTACCTGTGGAGGATGAGGCCGGGCGGCTCGTCGGAATCGTGCATCTCCATGATCTCATGCGGTCGGGAGTGGTGTAA